The following DNA comes from Terriglobia bacterium.
TTGCCGTTGCCTGTTCGGACCTTGGCCCAGGTGTCTCCTTTTTGCAGCACTTCAAGCCGGTCGCCGTACTTCAGGACCTCAGCGACCGTGTGGACTGGGGCAGGGGTGTCCAGCACATCAAGCGATGGGGAAGTGACGTATTCCAGCTCCAGGTAATCTCGGGAAGGGCGAACCGAATGATAGTAAGCTCCACCGATGGCGGCCAAAACGATGGCTGATAGGAAAATGATGGACTTCTTCTTAATGGTTTCTCCCCCAGGTGAAAAAACTCACCTTGTAGTTTACAACTGCATCCGGCGAAATGTTACGCGTTTTCCTCTCGCATCATCCGGACGGCAGTCCTTGCAGCCATTCGTCCATCGATCTGGCACGTCAGCCGGCGTTGTGGCCGCACGCAGCGCGAGCGGATAAGGGGCAGTCGGCTGGGCGCGGTGGCGGCAGTGTGGTGTTGACAGAAGAACCGCCCGGCGCCTAATGTGACAGTGCCCGGATGCGATAACGCATGCGCAATCTCCCGGAGGCCGCCACGAAGATCCAACGATTGTCTATTCCCGGATCCGCGGGAAATCTTGAGGCGCTGCTCGAGTTGAATCCGGAGTGGATCCCGCGCCAGCTCGCCATCGTTTGCCATCCACATCCGCTTTATGGCGGATCGATGCACAACAAAGTTGTCTTCAGGGCGGCCAAAGCCGCCATCAATATGGGCGTACCCGCGCTGCGTTTCAATTTCCGCGGAGTGGGGCACAGCGAAGGAGAACACGCCGGCGGCATCGGAGAGCGAGAGGATGCCCGCGCGGCGCTGGATTACCTGACGGGGCGGTTTCCACGGGTCCCCGTTCTGATGATGGGGTTTTCGTTCGGGTCAGTCGTTGCGCTGTTTGTAGGTTCAGCGGACCTGCGGGTCAACAGCCTGGCAGGAATAGGGCTCCCCATAAACTCTTCGGATTTCAGCTTTCTCCGGGAAGTCCGAAAGCCTAAATTGATTGTCCAGGGCGCCCAGGACCAGTTTGGCTCCAGGGAAAAGGTGGCGCAACTCTATTCCTCCTTGCAAGAACCTAAACGGCTGCGCTTCGTCGAAGGGGCCGACCATTTCCTGACCGGCAAGCTGCAAGACCTGCAGGTGGAGATAGAGGAATTTCTCCAGGGCATTCTAAATCCATTACAATAGGAGCGTTGGCAGCCACGCCCCCGAGTAAATCAACTTTCGAGGTGGATCGATGGACAACCTTGAAGAAGCTGATGCCGGATCATTCTACTGCCCGTTGTGCAAAATCGAAGTTGAAGATCCGCTGGTGTGCGGTGATTGCGCAGCCGTCATATGCCGCCGGTGCGGGACTCCGCTCGAAAAAATTGACGAATTAGGAGTTGGCTGAAGCAGGCCGTCGCGGCCTTTGTTCATCCGCTGCCCCAGGCATTCATTCCCGGAGGGGCCGGGGTCCTGTCAAGTCCCCATCGCCCCTCGAAGCAATTCACTGGCCTTCTTTTCCCGTCAAAAAGCCGCTAATTCTCTCGCTGCTTTCACCACGTCAGCAACCTGGGGCAGCATGGCGTCTTCCAGGACGGGATGGTAAGGCACATAGACGTCTTTAGCTGCCACGCGGCGCACAGGCGCGTCCAGAAACTCGAAGAGTTCATCCGCGATGCGGGCGGCGATCTCTGCGCCATACCCCCAGGAGATGCAGTCCTCGTAAACAATCAGGGCGCGGTTGGTCTTTTTGACGGACGCACTGATGAGTTCCCAGTCATAAGGCTGGAGGGAACGCAGGTCCAGAATCTCGGCGCTGACGCCTTCCTTTTCAAGCTCCCTCGAGGCCTGTACAGACCGGTTGACCAGCGCGCCGAAAGTTATAATCGTCAGGTCGCTTCCTCCGCTTACTAACTCCGCCTTGCCGAACGGAATCATGTAATCAGGGCCGGGATAAGGCGCGCGATTGTACGTCTGCCGGTAAAGATGTTTGGGCTCGAGAAACAGCACCGGGTCGTCCGAGCGAATGGCCGTGCGCAGCAGTCCGTTGGCATCCAGAGCATTTGAAGGCATCACAACCCGCCAGCCCGGCAGGTGCGCGAAAATCGATTCGCCCGACTGGCTGTGATAAATGGCGCCGCCGGTCAGGTACCCACCCGTCGGGACCCTCACCACGACTGGGCACGAAAACACGTTGTTCGACCGCCAGCGCAGCGTCGGAATTTCATTTCGCATCTGCATAAACGCCGGCCAGATGTAGTCGAAAAACTGGACCTCGACCACCGGCTTGAGGCCGCGCGTGGCCATGCCCATGGCCCTGCCCAGAATGCTGGCTTCTGCGATGGGGGCGTTGTAGCAGCGGGCGGCGCCAAAATGTCGCTGCAGGCCGTGGGTGACCTTGAAGACGCCTCCTTTGCCTTTCACCAGGGCGAGGTCGCTTTCGTGGCTGCAGTCGGCAACATCCTCACCGAAGACCACAACCCGCGCATCGCGCGACATCTCGTCCCTCATGCAGGCGTTCAGAAGATCCACCATGGTTTTGGGTTCGCCGTGCGATTTTGCAGGATGGTCAAACCTCTCAGAGGTCGGATCAACCGTGGGCGAATAAACGAAGTCCATCAGGGTTTCCGGATCGGGTGGATCTGCGGCGAGCGCCTTGTCTGCGGCTTCGCGAATCTCACGGTCCACGTCAGCTTCCAGCGCCTTCAACTCCCCCTCGGTCACCAGGCCCTCTTGAATGAGAAGATGCGCCAGCTTCTGAATGGGGTCCTGCCTGGCTTCCTCCTGCCGGACCTCCTCCGGCTTATACATCTTTTCGTCGTCAGACATGGAGTGCGAATAGGGCCGGATGACGTGAGCGTGAATCAGCGCCGGCTTTCTTTGCTCGCGCACATAGGTAACAGCTCTTCCCGCAGCCTCGTAGCTTTCCATGAAATCCGTGCCGTCGCATTCCGCGATCAGGAGGCCGGGAAAAGTCTTGACCAGCGCGGAAATGCTTCCTCCGGCGGTCTGATCGTCAACCGGAACGGAGATGGCATATCCGTTGTCTTCTATCAGGTAAAGCATGGGAAGCTGGCGCAGGCAGGTGTAATTGAGGGATTCCCAGAACTCGCCTTCACTGGTTGCGCCTTCGCCCAGGGAAGTGAATGCAATTTCGTCGGTATGAAAGCTCGGTGCCAGTTCGGTGGCTTCGGGGACGTGGGAGTAATACTGGTTCGCTTCCGCCGCGCCGACCGCCTGGAGCACTTGGGTCCCGGTGGCGCTGGAGGAAGAGACGATGTGAAGAAGACGCGAGCTCCAGTGGGAAGGCATCTGCCGCCCGCCCGAGCTCGGATCGTCTTGAGCGCCAACGGTCCCTAAAAGCATATCCAGCGCTGTCAGACCGAGTTCGAGGCAAAGCGCCCGGTCCCGGTAATACGGGTAAATCCAGTCGGTCCCCGGCTTCAAATGCATGGCGGCTGCTACCTGGATGGCTTCGTGCCCAACGCCGTTGATCTGAAAATAAGCGCGGTTCTGACGCTTAAGCTGAATTTCCTTGTCATCGATTTTCCGCGCCAGATACATGACGCGGTAGGCGTGGACCAGTGAGTCCTTGGATGGCCGGGGTGGCTTATAGGTCGAAGTAACTGTAGCCATTCCGCTCCTTGGGGAAGAAATCCTTCTTAGTAAAGTATATCTTTTCGCCGCCCGCAATCTCGCCAGATATTATTAGAATTCGAGAGGGCAATGTCAATGACCGGCAACCGGCCATGTCGGGCGAGTTTTCTATTGGGTGTGGATGCACGTCTATGGTAGCATGAGCGAATAAAAGGCGAATGACGCACATGATGCTCAGAGCTCAGACAGGCAAATGAAAGTCCCGTCAGAAACCAAGCTGATGCCCCAAGCCAGTGGAATTCAAGGCCGATCCGGCGATGCGGCCTCCATCGAGAACGTCGTTCGGGAAATTCAGAGCGGCTTCAAAGGCTCCCGGCGCGAAGGGGGCGTGACGGCCCTGCGGCATTACCCGGCGCGGGAAGCGCGAGTTGTTCCATTTCCCGATTTTCTTCCCGAGCGCGTGACGAAAGCGCTGAGTTCAAGGGGAGTTGAAAGCCTCTACTCGCATCAGGCCGCCGCTGCAACCCTGGCCTGGGAAGGCAGGAATATTGTTGTCGTCACCCCTACGGCCTCGGGCAAAACTCTCTGTTACAACCTGCCGATCCTGAGCGCCCTAGTCGAAAACCCGGATGCGCGGGCGCTTTATCTTTTTCCCACCAAGGCCCTGTCACAGGACCAACTGGTGGAATTGAATCGCTGGGCTGAAATACTCGGCGATGATCTTCGGACGTTTACCTATGACGGCGACACTCCCCAGGACGCGCGCAGAGCCATTCGGGCCCAGGCCAACCTGGTAATCACCAACCCGGACATGCTCCACACAGGCATCCTGCCTCACCACACTAAATGGGAGCGGCTGTTTGAAAATCTGCGATACGTTGTCATTGACGAACTGCACTATTACCGCGGCGTTTTCGGCAGCCACCTGGCGAACGTCATCCGGAGGCTCAAGCGCATCGCGGAGTTCTACGGCAGCCGCCCGCAATTTATATGCACCTCGGCGACCATCGCCAACCCGGCTGAGCTGGCCACACGCATTATCGAGCAGGACGTCGTGCTGGTTGACGAAAACGGAGCGCCCGCGGCTGAAAAATACTTTGTTCTCTATAATCCGCCAGTGGTCAATCCGCAGCTCGGCATTCGCCGGTCTTACCTGAATGAAACGCGCCGCCTGGCGAAGGTCTTTATGATGCGCGGCCTGGAAACCATTGTCTTCGCCAATTCACGCCTGGCAACGGAAATCCTGGTGACTTATCTCAAGGAAGATTTTGCCCGGCGTCCGGTGGGGCCGGAAGTTGTCCGAGGTTACCGGGGCGGCTACTTGCCGCTCGAGCGGCGCGAGATTGAGCGCGACCTTCGCGAAGGGCGTTTGCTGGGCGTGATTGCCACCAACGCGCTGGAATTGGGAATCGACATCGGAAGCCTCGACGTTGCGGTGATGGCGGGCTATCCGGGAACGATTGCTTCCACCTGGCAGCGTGCCGGCAGGGCAGGCCGCCGCGAAGGGAGTTCTGCCGCTTTGCTGGTGGCTTCGAGCGCGCCGCTCGACCAGTTTATCGTCCAGAACCCGGACTATTTTTTTGACCACTCACCCGAGCACGGCCACGTCAATCCGGACAACCTGCAGATCCTGCTCAACCACTTGAAGTGTGCTGCTTTCGAACTGCCTGTGAAAGAGGATGAGAAATTTGGCGGCCTCGATCTCAAGATGCTCTGCAAGCATCTTGAGGATCTCGGATTCCTTCACAAGACCAGTGAGGGCTGGCACTGGATCTCCGAGAGCTATCCGGCGGACGCCATCAGTCTGCGGTCCGTTTCTTCGGACAATTTTGTCATCGTTGACGTCACCGGCGAGCCACGCGTTATCGGCGAAGTGGATTTTTCCAGCGCGCTCACCACGGTGCATGAGAAGGCGATCTACCTCCAGGATGGCCAGCAGTATCACGTGGAGCGGTTGGATTACGATGAGCGCAAGGCCTATGTCCGCCAGTGCGATTCCGAGTACTACACCGACGCCATTTCCTACACGAAAATCAAGATTTTGGAGCATTTTGATTCCGCGCCCGCCGGGCCTGCATTCAGGAACCACGGCGAGGTCCAGGTGAATACGCAGGTGGTGGGATTCAAGAAGATCAAATTCCACACCATGCAGAATGTCGGTTCGGGCGAACTGATGCTGCCCGAGCAGGAGATGCACACGACGGCGTTCTGGTTGACGCTCCCCCAGGCATTGCTGGACGCCATGCCCTACTCGCGCGATGACCGGATGAACGGCGTGCAGGGGCTTGCCCACGCCTTGCAGGCGATTGGCACGCTCCTGATGATGTGCGACGCGCGCGATCTGGGCGTGGCGGTTGGTGAGAATCTGGCCGTCGCGGAGGACCTTGCAGCTTTGCCTTCGAATCAGGGCCGTCCTGCGGTCTACACAAAGATCTTTGAGCCCAACATCTACCTTTACGATAAGTATCCCGGCGGGGTTGGATTCAGCGAACCGTTGTTCCGGCTGAGCCCGAGCCTGCTTGAAAACACACGGCGCCTGATCCTGAATTGTCCTTGCGAGTCGGGATGTCCTTCGTGTGTGGGTCCCGTGGGTGAAGTGGGAGAGAAGGGCAAAGAAGTTGCACTGGCGATTTTGAGTGCTGTTTTGCAGGCGTCATCCTGATCCCGCGTAGCGCCGCCGTCCCGGCGGCATTTTTCAAGGCCGGCAGGATGCCGGCGTTAGGGAAATGTATTACCGTAATATGCAATCCTCAATAGGCAGTCATGAATCTGGAAGAAAAACTTCGAGAGCTCAAAAAGGTGGCCAGCAAGACGGTGCATGAGGACGCGCTCGAGCGCCAGCTTGAATACCTGCAGCGGCTTGAAAAGAAGCCGAGGAAGGTTGCCGCCCTCGAGACGCCGCTCGGCGTTGAGCATTACATTGACGGCGAGGTTCGCTCTAATGGCCGGGGCGAGTATTTTCTGGCCACTCAGCTCCTGCCTTTTGGCAGGCCATACGGCAAGTTTTGCGTTGCGGATGTCGCCCACGCAGACCTCGCGCCGCTGGAAATGTTTTTGAAGGGAGAAAATATTCCAGCGGCGTCTTCGGTGGTTTATCTGGATACGGAAACCACGGGGCTTGCCGGAGGCACGGGCACGTGCGCATTTCTGATTGGGATTGGGGCCGCGGAGGGATCTGGTTTCCGGGTGCGCCAGCTTTTCCTGCGCGACCTTACGGAAGAGAAGGCGGCCCTGGATGCGCTGGCCGCCGCGCTCGAGCCCTACGAACTCCTGGTGACTTACAACGGCAAGACTTTCGATATCCCGCTGCTTGAAACGCGCTACACGCTGGCCCGAATGAAGTCTCCGTTCACGAGAATGGTCCACCTTGATCTGCTGCATCCGGCGCGCCGCTTGTGGAAACTGCGCCTCGAAAGCTGCCAACTCAAGAACCTGGAGAGGGAGCTGCTGGGCATCGCGCGGAACGGCGATGTGCCAGGCTCCGAAATCCCCCAAATCTATTTCGACTATCTCCGCACCAGGAGCGCGCAGGCGCTGCAGCCGGTGTTCTTCCACAACGCGCTCGACATTGTGACGCTTGCCGGGCTTACGGTTGAGGTGGGACAGGCCATTGCCAGGGCGGGCGACGGCGCCGATTGCGACAGCCTCGATCTGTTCAGCCTCAGCCGTGTGCTCGAACGCGCCGGGGCCTCAGAACTGGCACGCGCAACCTGCCTCCAGGCGATTGCCCGCGGCCTGCCGGAGTCGGTTGAGCCGCACGCCCTGTGGCATCTCGCTGCCCAGCACAAGAAGGAGCGAAGTTATGACGCGGCCGTTGAAGTCTGGATGAAGATTTCGGGCCTTGGGTCACGATATACGGTGCAGGCCTGTGAAGAGCTCGCCATCCATTATGAGCATCGTGTACGTGACGCGAATAAAGCTCTGGAATTTGCCGAAGCGGCCTGGCAGCGCCTTCAGGACACGTCCGGTTCCCACGCCTGGCTGGGGCGTCTCGCGCACCGGCGCGAAAGGTTGCTGAGAAAGGCGCAAAAGGAACGTGTTCCCGGCGAGTCCCAGCCTCGGCTGTCTCACTAGCCTCAGAGTCATGGTCCTTCGCTGGTCTTCCCTTTGTACTTAAAGACCTCTTGCTGCCGTTCAACGGTTTCCTGATTGGTCACAGAATTTGTCTTGATGGTTTGCAACTCACCCACAAGCTCCAGGTAGTCGGGACCGTCCTTCTTGCTCCCTTTTCCGCGCTGAGCGATCCCTGAAAAGCGGTAGTACATCTCGTGGATCTTGCGGGTCCGGAACTCAACATGATCGCCGTTGCGCTCGCCGATGGTTATGGGATAGCTCAAAATAGCGTCAGACTCCGATTGCCCCTGGAGCACGTCAATGTATCCTTTGAGCATCTGGTCTTCCTGCAAAATCGCCAGCGTGTTATAGGGTTGCAGGAATTCGTAATCGCCCGTGATGTCGCTTACCTGGCTTGCCGCCGTTTGGGCCTTCAGGCTACACGACGCAGCAAGAGCCATAAGAGAGACGGCCAACCAGGCAGTTTTCTGCACCAGATTCAGCGTCGGCTGGTGGTCCTTCCGCCCCGTTTTACAGTAGAACCTGCCCACTTGCAATCGCTCCTGTCCTGACTGTTTCCTTCCGTGTTTTGCCAGGAAGAAAGTTTAGTCCCGCTTCGTTTACCGGGCAAGCCACAAGCCTCTGCCGGCGCGTAGGCTGCCAGGTTCACACAAAATATCGTATGGTTCCCAGGCGCCCGCCACTGGCTACTGTTTGCTGACTTCGAGGAGCAGATGGTTCGTAAAACGCGTGGTGAGCGTAGGGTCCTGGCCGGTCACGGTTCCCAGGTCCTTATCGTGTTCGTAATCGAAAACTTTGTAGCTGCTGTTCTTATCAAGTCCGCGCAATTCGATCTTACCTTGCCACGGGACTGCGGGATCAGGAGCATAAAAGGCATAGTACATTTCGCCGTCCTTGCTGATGGCGTAGGCTTCCGGGAAGTCATACCCATAGGTGTAGAGGTTCAGGAAAGTGCCGTTTGAAAGCATCTTCTGGTTGTAGATCGAGGTCCATTTCTTCCAGATCGCTTCCTTTTCGGGCGTCAGATAAACTTCCTTGAAGTGCGGGCCGGGATTGGGCCAAACAAATTTGGTGCCGACCACCCCGCCGGGTCCAACGGTCGAAGCAAAATCCTTTCCCTTGTCGATTTCATCGCCGCCCTTGAAAACGATATCGGTCAATTCAACGTGATCTCCGTAAACGGCAGCCTGCGGGCCAAGAAGGGCCTTATACATCTTGATTCGCCGCCGCACCTGGACGGAACCTACGGGGTCCGCAGTTACCGCCTGGTCCATATAAGGCAGCCAGGCGAAATTCGGCGGAGTTCCGCAGGAGCAGCTTTGGGTCACGCTGTCGGGTTTGAGTGCCCGGGTAGCCTCAAAAATCTGTTTGTATATTTCCGCCATCGCGCGGATGGAGTCCTGCGGGGATTTGTGATGGTGCTTGGGGTTGTAGCACGCCGGGATTGTGTAAACGTTGTCCAGCTTGCTGCCGTCGAATCCCCAATCGCGAATGAATTTTTCCGTCAGTTTCTTGTAGTATTCCTGGACCGCGGGCACAGCCGGGCAGAGCGCGCCCAGGCCGCGAACCATTTTTGCGGGCTTGCCATTCTTGTCGAGGATCAGCCAGTCAGGATGCTCTTTTACGACCTCGGCTGTCTTGTAATGGTGAGACTCGTAACCGCCGGACCCGTCCTCTACGGCAATCGGCAGCCACCAGATCTGCACTGAAATCCCCTGTTGATGAAACGCACTCACCATCTTCTTGATGGAATCGCCCGGGAAAGTGTCTGGACGCGGGTCCCAGTCGCCATAAGTGTCAAACCAGCGATCGTCCAGCGTGGCCCAGCGGATGTGCATTTCGTTGAGCTTGGGAATAGTGCCCAGCATCTGTTTGGGAGTCACCTCGGATTCGTAGCCCCAGCCGCACCAACTGATCTGATAATCAGCGTCGCTGGGTTTGGGCAGGTCCCAGCCCTCGCGCTGCAGCGCCTCGGAATAAAGACGCAACGGCTCGTAGAAATCCCCAGAGTAGACCGCGACAAACCCGTGCGGCGTGGAATAAGTGTCTCCAGGCTGGAGGGTTGTGCCCGGCTCCAGCACCATGGAGGCGCTCACGCGATCGTTGGCGCTGACGCCAACCGGAAGCGAGAGGACCCATGGGATCGTTTCAATATGCCCGATGGCCTCGCCCACCTTGTCCGTCCAGAACGCCACCACTGGAATGCCGCCGCCCTCGCCCCTGCGCTGCATGCCGCCCATCAGGTTCTGCTGGGAGAAGTGGTCCGAGATCTCGACGACGTTGTCCTTGCCCCACTTCTCGCTCGAGCCCTGGTATGACCACATCTGGTAGGGCGGCACGGAGGAATCGGCGAGGGAGGCGTTCAACTGGTGGCTGTCAACAACAACTTTGTCCAGGCTGACCGGCTTGTTGGCGAGATTCTTGTAGGACGTGGAAGTTATCAGAAGGCGGGGAAAGTCATCGTAAGCTTCGAAAACGACGGACTCCTGGATGGCTGCTCCGTTTTCCGCTTTGCTCGTGCCGGTGATTTCAACCCGCTTGCCCAGTTCACCGAGCTTGCCGCGCGCGTCGGTGACCTTAACGTGATCAAAGTCGAGAGTGAAATCCGCGATCTCTTTTGCATCGACCGTTACCGAGTTTAAGGACCCGGGCCCGGATGAGTTGGGGTCATCCAAGGTAAGCCTCTTGCCTTGCTTCAGAAGGTACGCCCGTACGTATCCGGACGGCAACACCTCAAACTCGGCTGAAGAGGTTTTAATGGTGACCGGCCCGCCGGAGTTGGCCGTAACAGCAATCTTTGACGCTCCCGCGGTGGTGGGCGATGAACTGTTCTGGCAGGAGATCATTGCCAGTAAGCCTGCCAAAGCCAGACATTGCAGCGCTGTAATGGGACGTAATGGTCGGCGCATAGACCTATCCTCCCCGGGGAAATTCGCGTGAAATTCTGTCGCGGTTCAAGAGGCGATTATACTTCAGGCCAAACTGGGCTGTCATGCAGTTGAGTCTATGGATGCCGCAGCAGCGAAGGCAGCCGTGTCCAGAGCGCGACGCGGGAAGAAATCAAGGGGAGAGGTCCTCGCAGGCGCTATGGCCTGGCGCTTTCATAGCAGCCGAGGACGCGAAGGAAATTCGTGACTTCTTCCAGGTGCTCCAGCGCTTTCTTGCAGCGCTCTTCTTTGATGTTGCCGGCGAAATCAAGATAGAAGAAGTATTCCCACGGACGGCCGCTCACAGGCCTCGACTCCATTTTGGAGAGGTCGATATCGCGCAGAGCGAAAACGCTAAGGCACTTATAAAGCGCCCCCGGAACGTTCCGAGTTGAAAAAACGATGGAAACCTTGTTGGCCCGCGGCGAAACAATGGGCCTGGGCGATAGAAGCAGAAACCGGGTGAAGTTTTCGCTGTGATCTTCAAGATGGGTCTTCAGAATGCGCGCTCGATAAAAGGAGGCGGCAACCCGGCTTGCGATGGCGGCGGAACCGATGGGACGTTCAGCCGCCAGCATCTTGACGCTCCCAGCCGTGTCATAGAATGGAACTCGATCGACCTTGGGATGGCTCGAAAAGAATTTGTTGCACTGGGCCAGGGCCACTGGATGGGAATAGACGCGTTGAAGGTTGCGCAGCGTGGTTCCCGGAAACGCAATCAGATTGTGAACAATTCGCAGCTTAGCTTCGGCCACGATGTGCAGGTCATTCTTCAGCAGGAGATCGTAGTTTTCATAAACCGAACCGGCCAAAGTGTTTTCAATGGGCGCCAGGCAACGGGACGCTTTGCCTTTTGCCACGCTGGCGAACAGAGCTTCGAAAGTTGGACAGGGAAGCACCTGAATGTTGCGGCCCAGCAGCTTGTAGGCTGCTTCTTCGCTGAATGCTCCGCGCTCACCCTGGAATGCGATCGTCTCTTTTTTCATGCCGGGAGACCTGCGCCTTTTTCATTTGACAAGGACGAGATGCTATCACGACGACCTACGATGAACAACGGACGCTGTTTGAGTGCCCCGTACGGAGACGTGACGGTCCGCTATTAGATAAACGGGTTATGATCTTCCGGCCGGGAGGAGAGAGAAGCGCCGCCGTCGCCCAGCAGTCCTCTGAAAAAGAAATCGACGCATCCGCTCGTGAGCTCTTCCTGCGAAATAGGGCCTTCGGGATGGTACCACTGATAGAGCCAGTTGATGATGCCGAGAAGATTGAAGGCGGCGAGCGCGGGCGATATCAGGTGCTCATGGCCAGACTGGTCCTGGACCTGGACGATCAACTCCTCCAGATAACGGATGTAAGCCTTCTTTCGCGCATTGATCTTCTGGCGCAGCTCGCCTTTCAGTGACCGGTTTTCGTGCAGGATCACGGTGATCTCCATGTCGCGCGCGCGCACGACAAGGTCAATGTGTCCGATGATCGTCTGGCGAAGCTTCTCCCTGGGGTCCTGTATCGACTTCACCTTTTCGAGCACGCTCTCATCGAGAATATCCATGCCGTAGTTCATGATCTCGAATAGAAGGCGGTCTTTGCTGCCGACATGATGGTACAGTCCAGCCTTGGTGAGGTGGACGGCCTCCGCGATGTCCTGCATGGATGCGCCGTCGTAACCCTTCTCGTAGAAGACGCGCGCAGCGGTGCGGCAAATCTCCCGAAGCTTCTGTTTGGGATCAGCGGTCTCAGTCATAGAGCAATTACGCAGAACGAATGCGCCGTCAGTCTACCACACGCGATGCGGACTTCGGGATGAAGTATGCTGTATTCGGCGCGATGAACAGAGGCTAGCGTGTAAGACGCGCGCTCGCAAACGCAAATTTTACACGCTGTGCCATACTTCAACAAATTTTTCGTGAGCCCGAAATCTTCGCCGCGCTATCGATAAACTAATCACAATGTTTACAATAAATTAGAATTTTCGTAAAAATTTCACCAAAAATCCCAAGCGTCCCATTCAGGGGGGGCAAACGGGCAAGTATATAGCCTACGTGACTGGCATTGCGTTTCATTGCAATCGCCCCGCGCAGAACGGTCCATCGCCCTTCCAAGCACCGCGGCCGGCAGCGGGGCTTCGCCAACCTGAGTGATTTCGAGTGAGAAGAAGTTGCTGGAGAAGCTCGACTCCATGCACGCTCATCACGCGCAGCGCGGCCTGGTCAATTCCGCTGAGCAGCGGCCGCGGCGGAGTTTCCGGTTCTATTGCCGGGAGGGCGCGTCGTTGCTGTCAACGGACAGGCTTCCCTGAAATCGCACGGCGAAGTTGTAGACCGCGTAGATCGCACACATCGCAAAGGACGCGATTCAGGCGCCAGCCGGCGTAGCGGCGGTCCCGCCGAGCGGGACCGCCATTTGGCGAGGCCCCGTACCAGACGGTACGGGACGAGGTAAACTCGCCGCTA
Coding sequences within:
- a CDS encoding alpha-galactosidase, giving the protein MRRPLRPITALQCLALAGLLAMISCQNSSSPTTAGASKIAVTANSGGPVTIKTSSAEFEVLPSGYVRAYLLKQGKRLTLDDPNSSGPGSLNSVTVDAKEIADFTLDFDHVKVTDARGKLGELGKRVEITGTSKAENGAAIQESVVFEAYDDFPRLLITSTSYKNLANKPVSLDKVVVDSHQLNASLADSSVPPYQMWSYQGSSEKWGKDNVVEISDHFSQQNLMGGMQRRGEGGGIPVVAFWTDKVGEAIGHIETIPWVLSLPVGVSANDRVSASMVLEPGTTLQPGDTYSTPHGFVAVYSGDFYEPLRLYSEALQREGWDLPKPSDADYQISWCGWGYESEVTPKQMLGTIPKLNEMHIRWATLDDRWFDTYGDWDPRPDTFPGDSIKKMVSAFHQQGISVQIWWLPIAVEDGSGGYESHHYKTAEVVKEHPDWLILDKNGKPAKMVRGLGALCPAVPAVQEYYKKLTEKFIRDWGFDGSKLDNVYTIPACYNPKHHHKSPQDSIRAMAEIYKQIFEATRALKPDSVTQSCSCGTPPNFAWLPYMDQAVTADPVGSVQVRRRIKMYKALLGPQAAVYGDHVELTDIVFKGGDEIDKGKDFASTVGPGGVVGTKFVWPNPGPHFKEVYLTPEKEAIWKKWTSIYNQKMLSNGTFLNLYTYGYDFPEAYAISKDGEMYYAFYAPDPAVPWQGKIELRGLDKNSSYKVFDYEHDKDLGTVTGQDPTLTTRFTNHLLLEVSKQ
- the pheA gene encoding prephenate dehydratase; amino-acid sequence: MKKETIAFQGERGAFSEEAAYKLLGRNIQVLPCPTFEALFASVAKGKASRCLAPIENTLAGSVYENYDLLLKNDLHIVAEAKLRIVHNLIAFPGTTLRNLQRVYSHPVALAQCNKFFSSHPKVDRVPFYDTAGSVKMLAAERPIGSAAIASRVAASFYRARILKTHLEDHSENFTRFLLLSPRPIVSPRANKVSIVFSTRNVPGALYKCLSVFALRDIDLSKMESRPVSGRPWEYFFYLDFAGNIKEERCKKALEHLEEVTNFLRVLGCYESARP
- a CDS encoding TetR/AcrR family transcriptional regulator; its protein translation is MTETADPKQKLREICRTAARVFYEKGYDGASMQDIAEAVHLTKAGLYHHVGSKDRLLFEIMNYGMDILDESVLEKVKSIQDPREKLRQTIIGHIDLVVRARDMEITVILHENRSLKGELRQKINARKKAYIRYLEELIVQVQDQSGHEHLISPALAAFNLLGIINWLYQWYHPEGPISQEELTSGCVDFFFRGLLGDGGASLSSRPEDHNPFI